The proteins below are encoded in one region of Coffea arabica cultivar ET-39 chromosome 4c, Coffea Arabica ET-39 HiFi, whole genome shotgun sequence:
- the LOC113741213 gene encoding pentatricopeptide repeat-containing protein At1g62350-like yields MKSHISRLLKSELIAVLVEFQRQDLVFLSIKLYEVVGKEICYRPDMFFYRDMLMMLARNKRVDKARSVWDDLKREGMLFDQHTFGDLIRAFLDCGLPKEAMDIYEEMRLSPDPPLSLPYRLILKGLLPYLELREKIKEDFLELFPNMIVYDPPEDLFDDQQWEKDDVDG; encoded by the exons ATGAAATCCCACATCTCCCGCCTCCTTAAATCCGAGCTGATTGCTGTCCTTGTTGAGTTCCAGAGACAAGACCTTGTCTTTCTCTCCATCAAG TTGTATGAGGTGGTCGGTAAAGAAATTTGTTATAGGCCAGATATGTTCTTCTACAGGGATATGCTAATGATGCTAGCAAGAAATAAAAGGGTAGACAAAGCCAGGAGTGTATGGGATGACTTAAAGAGGGAAGGCATGCTTTTTGATCAGCATACCTTTGGTGACCTCATTAGGGCCTTCTTAGACTGTGGACTACCGAAGGAAGCAATGGACATATACGAGGAAATGAGGCTATCTCCTGATCCCCCGCTATCATTGCCTTATAGATTGATCTTGAAGGGGCTCCTCCCATATCTAGAATtgagggaaaaaataaaagaagactTCTTGGAACTTTTCCCTAATATGATTGTTTACGACCCACCTGAGGACTTATTTGATGATCAACAATGGGAAAAGGACGATGTAGATGGATGA